GACTCTCGAACGCCGAATGCTTTTTGTTCTCTTTGTAAAAGCGATGTGCTTGTTACGTCACACGTGATATACTATTTCGTAACACCGACTACACTGCGTGGCATTATCGTATTACGTCATCCGTTAAAAATCCGACGCCACGTCAAGACGCGGAAGTGCttaaaagcatttttattagaacGAACGTTATTTATGTCGGAGTGCGCGATCAAACGCCGTTTAAATTTATCAGCGTAGAACGTTTATCACGACCGGGCGACTCTGTGACCGATATCGATCGCTTCTCATTATCGATCCATCAATTATCGGCGTTGCAGAACGTCCGAGACAGCATGTCAGACTGACACCAATGCTGAGTGTAATGATCGGGGTGGTAACGGCGCTCATCATCGTCGCGGTCATCGTGATGGTCGTTTTGCGGATTCAGCACACGCATGTGGAAGAACAGAACAAATCGCAAATGGAGAATCACGCGAAGCAGACGAAGGCCGTCCCCATACAGAGAGAGTTACGATTCCGGGAGGGGTGCAGCTTGCTCGCGGACGAGAAGCACCCCAGCAGCCCGTTCAGGAAGCTGGAGACCAGCGGTGACCTCAGCGAGAGCGACGAGAAGAATCCGGACATCATTCCGCAGCAGATCGCTGGTTCGTACCTTCGCTTTAGTTCACCCTTGTACTAATGAAAgtcttgaatattaataatccgAAAGTTGGCAGAACGAAGGGAAAGTGAGTTTCAAATCAAATACAAGGGAAAGACATTTTAacgaaagataaaattaacaacatcattaggaaatttaattttcctgtttcattattttcctGCCAATCAGTGCAGgctaaaattatttctgtaaaTACGTCTGAAGACATTTTTCCAGGATTGAAAAAGAATCCTGCTGATAAGAACTTTACTTGCAAGGGCAAGTATAAGGATACAGGCCTATAAAAGTTTTTAGATTCCCCCGTTCTCCGCATTTACATCCTCGTAAAACGCTTTGGCGATATTTTCGGTTGTAAAGCTGTTGTTTCGAAATTTGTTTATAGGCGACGAGCCGTCGGAATATCTAAGAAAGAGGCGTTTGGTGTCAACGATCGAGACGTCACCCTCGAGGAGCCTTCTGGAACACTCGGTGACTTCCATCAGCGGACACAGTAGTTATGTTGGTTACTGCACGATCCGCAACGGTATGCCGCTGCACGAGTTCTCGAACCTGTCAACGAAGCACAAAAGCGTGAGTTTCGTCGCGAATTCCATGACAGATGTATTGCGCAAACATCCCGTGGGTATTTAGTGCAATAATACAGCAGCTTGCATTAACAACAAGCAGTGTTATCTTGTAGCCCTACGGCCGACAGGATGAAATTACACGCGCGGTGACTGAGAATTACATCAAATCGTCATTaagcaaaatatttatgatataacaTGCCacgatataaatatcttttacgatgacaaatttgaaaatttgcaagatcctaaaacaaatatcattattataattacacaaattaaaaaaattaaatagtataatCGTAATATAGTCTCAACGAGtttattctgaaaaagaaagctaaaaagaaatgtaattaaatcgaaGGCAAACAAAAGCTCATGATTGCCGCATTTCAGTTTCAACCGATGGTCGACGTGTACGAGAGCGGCATGTGCACGTTGCCGAGGCAACATTGGCCCAGCCAGAGCGTCCAGTCGATGTCGATGACGATGAGTCCCCCGATGCTGTACGGCGGTCTGGGCGTCGTTAGCAGGGCCTGCCCGAGTGGCAGCACTCTTCTGACGAAGGATTGCGACACGCGAGTGCCCGGCCAATGCTGTCCAGCGATCCAGTCGCAGAAGGAGGCGACGATAGGCACgccggtggtggtggcggccaAGAGGGAGAGCTCCGTGTGACCCTACACCCGCCACGGGGCCTGCACCTGCAGCGTGAGCGACCTGCTGTGAATCGAAACGCCGTTGTCGATCGCGAGATAGCCGCGCGAGTCCCGAACGACACGTGAAAAGGAAGTTTAAAGGACGTTTTTCGGGATGTCTCGGAGGAAGACATGCTGGATTGGAACGTCTTCTGCACGATCAAGGAAAATTTTCCTGGGATCTTCAAAGGACGCGCACGcgtttcttaaaaattatgtCTTTTGAACTTTCGACCCCCTGTCAGTTTGGGACACGTTTCGAGTGTGCGGGTCGGTTCGAGTTCGATGGATTTACGTTTGCATTTCGGCGAAAAAGCATCACGGTTTGCGTCTCTCTGTTGAATCAAGTGCCCTTTTTTTACACCGAAGAAGGACGGACACCTCGAACGGCTGCTTAGCGGCAGCATCTCTCGCTTCCCGTGCGTTAGCTTCGTGACCGTGCCCCGGGTGGAACCCTCGACGAGCGAGTTCACCGCACGCACATAGGCACTCCTGTACATACCTCGAAAGATATTTTGTACGAGTCGCGTATGCATTGACGGTTCATTCCCACCTTTTACTATGAAACAACACTGTACAATTTGTCTAGTCGTTGtaagtataaatatgtatatgcgttAAGTCGACGGGAAGAGGCGCTAGACCAGAATAACGTACACTGAGGGGGATGATCATCGCCGGCGCggtgtaattatttacaacgCGCAACGGCGGATGAAACTCTCTGCGGGGACGGGAGAGGAAAATCGGGAGAGGAGTTGTCAGAGACATATCGTTTGTATCTACATCCGTGGGAATCGAGTCGGGCGAGACGGGCGTACGAAGATCATGAGAGCAACGGTGGAGTAatgagacaaagagagagagagagagacagagggaaggagaggaagagagaaaggaaaggaagaaaaagagagagagagagagaagaggaagataCAGATAAAAATCCCCATCGCGCTTTCGTCAGTCTGCAGTATTCTGGATTTCATAGTAAGATTAAGTATCTCTTGTACAATGTATAAAGTAACGACTTCCTTCGAAGTAAATGTACCGAGTATGATGAACGTTGTTTCTCGAAGTCTTGAATCTTACTCTATAGGGCGACCGGGCGCCGATTACCGCCCGCGTtcgtaaagaaaaagaaaagacaaaaaaaaagaaccgtGTGGTAACGTAATCGCGATAGCACTTCTAACTTACTGCCTGTTTCGATGCTTGCGAATCTCGTTGGTTACTTCGTTCGGCCGAGGCTGCCGCTTTAGCCTCCTCCTTGTATCATATAGCTGTAAAggataaaagaagaaagagtcGCCGAAGGGCGCCTCGTCATATCCTCCGTACGTGAATAATTATCGTCGTCGATCCGGAGCGGCTCATCGCGCCGCCAAGTCGCCAATCCAAGTCGAAAGGCGAGCTCGGTAGCTCCTCCTGACATTGAGCAGTCAGTTCTGCACTCTGAGGGATGAATTTTGGAGACGTATCACGCGAGACGCGCGTCTCTTCTTTTCCCGAGGAAGTGGTCGCCCGATTCGTAGCACTCCGTCTCGATCTGTACAGATACTGATTTCCGTGTGCGGGACTACGTTCTGAGTGTGCGACAATCCCGACTGCAAGGATTCACGTGAGAAACCGAGCGTGTTTCATCTGATGTGGCTGTGCATGCGAGAAAAAAGCAAGAGAAAGCGAGATACGCCTCTCCTTGCGTATctacatatgtatttattatgtcTAGATAATTCTATTGTTTTACCGTTCAATGTGAATTCGATACGAGTAGTCGCAATTGAACTACGATTGTTGCGCATCTTCTCGGGCGCGCCGCTTGCCGCGAAGCAAGGCAACATTTTACGTACAGGTTCTGGAAAGctgaaaaatttgttttcgcGCTGCTTGCGTACATATATCACGTTTCGCGGTAATTAAACGCTAAACGGTCGTGCCAGCGAATTTAATCTTTAAATGGATTCGCAATTTCATTCCCGGGTCTTCGGTTCCTCGACGCGGCTCCGACGCGTCGCTCCGCTGAAGTCAAAGTTTCGCTGTGGCCGTGTTTGTCTATCAGATCGGAACTTCGCGCTAAATTCACCATGGACGGAATGTAGGTCTGTGACTGTTTGCAGTCGTCTTCATCGTCATTGTCGTTGTCGCGCATTTCGTTAATACGCGCATACAGATGAACACATTCGGCAGGGACGACCGAAGCTACTGCATACCCGAAACGAAGCACACGCTTCCGAAGGAAACTGCGAACGATCGACGAGAGACTCGAAAATGGAACGCGGAACACGACGGAGAATCGCGTTCTCGCGTGCCGTAACGTCTCGAGGATCTCCAGACGAAGATGTTGTTTCCCTTAGTCGCTTAGGCACCGCTCCCGAGAGATCGGACTATTGACGAGATAAAAAGTGAGATAAATCGTTGATGATGAAGAGGATTattatgatgatgatgatgatgattattattattattgccatTAATGGAATTGATGTCGGAACATTGTGAGTGTACGTTGTCGAGAAGAATTTTAGTGATCGTTGAAACGCAGCCGAAATTACGCGTACCTTCTTCCCCTACCCCCGCCCTTGTTATAACTTTTGCACGCATAGAGATTGTGTAATTGTGTATGCGGTAACGGGCCGCTGTGCAGCAACACACAAAGAAATTCCGCAATGAGAGAGAAACGTCACGAGAACGAAGCGTACAATAAAACCTGGATTTAAACTGCCAAAGTTTCTACTCTTTATTCGTGTGTGgatcgtgtgcgtgtgcgtgtgtgtttgtgtCTGTGGACGACGGGTGGATGTGTGGGTGTGGATCACTATACGCGCACTATACTATAAAACAAAAGTCGTGGTgtcaactttttaataaacggaAATGGATTCTTTTCTAACGGAGAATACAGCTGCGTTCTTGAGACACGTTCATTATATCCCGCTTGATTAATTCGCATCCGACGAATTTCCAGAAGGATGTTGTTCTCTCACCGTTTTCCACCGTTTTTACTGGTGGAGACTGTcggtctcctccttcttcttcttcgagtTTTCGTTGTGCGGAACCTTCCGGTGGCCGTGCTCGTCGAAGACATCGTGAGGCATGATATCGCACGGCGGTGGCCACACATTATTATCTGAAAAATGACCAAACAGTGTTTGTCAGCTGGCCGTTAAACGATCAAAATGACAAATCGAGATTTCCTTCAATCGCGCGAGTGATACGCGCGCAAAGTCGATTCAGCGAAGCCGCAATGCTTCGATTGACGCGTGTCGCATGCCGATCCGGGTATATGAAATTGAAACTCAGACGGACCGCTGAAAAATATCGCATCTTTCAGGATAAAAGTACATCACAGCACTCTGTCCCATGATTGCCTGTGTATCGTAAGTAAACGTGACCGGATCTGACCAGCCGCCGCTTGCGCGAGATACTGCATTGAAGTTTGTACATGTACTTAGTTCATAGGACTGTCTCcgacatacacacacacgagtCTCATGTACCCTCAGAACGTTTTTttgatattgtaaatattctgaaataaataatcatttttattcacgCGATCTGTGCATCATTGACCCGCTTCAACTTCGATCCTTGCGAGAAGCGACGATTCTCATCGGTTGGCGGTTGATTCTATTGATGCATGATAATTAGCATAACACGTTGCTTCATATTACGTTTGCTGTTTCTCAAAAGATAAATAGATTAAATAGATTGTTATAGGCGTAATCCTTACCGTCCCAAAATGCGCTCGGCGACATGTCCGAATACATCAGCGAGTGTTCCTGGATCGTTTTGATGACAGGCGATTTCACGTTCAAGAGAAACTCGAAGACCGTGCTTTCCGGTAGATATTGGGCCGCTCTTGGGCCTTCCAACTGGTGCAACACGTGCTGAACGCTGATCGACTGCAAAACGGAATAGAATCACCAAACAAATAATCCtttagtttatttaaaaatattttttaattcttcaaaaaaaaattctttttttaacgtTTTGTTAAAAACGGAAAACTACagctgaaagctttctgtatttcCCTTAGATTTTCACGAACTTGTGCAAACCTTTTCCCGCACCGTGTTTGATACATATTCGCATAACGCGTACACCTTTATTAAGCAGTTGAAAACATGCTTCTGGATACCGGCCAACGTGTGGTCTTCCAACATCTCTAATAACGTAGGTGGTATCATATAGACGTGGCACCATCCCGTGAAAAATCTCTAAAAGTACGTgcatttgcaattattattctcgTTAATTCTTGAGTGCAAATTATGAAGTATATATCAAATGATTATCGACTTGATACACGTGATGATACGAAGGCAGAGGAATCGCTTTCCCGAATTTACATTCATCATTTTTCGTGGCATACATAAGCTCATAGTGCTTATAAATAATGTCCTCCCATGCCTGTCAAGAGAAGAAATTctcgtttaaatattaatcattatctttttctgctaatataataaataaaaataatgaaaaactaaaaagagtaaaaaataTCGTATTTATTGGATTGTTATATTGGTCTCATCTTTTTAgtggttttaataatatggatCGTAACATATatctgttattaaaaacactaaatgAACAGGACGCATAAATGTTACAATCCATCGTTAAAATCGGAAAGAACAATTTACGAAACTTAAAGATTATGAAGTGTAAGGATGGAaagattttatgtaaaaataccTCTAACACGTGCACGTAGCAGGTCGGATAAACAAGGAATAATCCTGTGATGGGCATGTCGCTGTAATCCATGCATAACTCATGTATAATACCCTCcattttctacaaaatatCGTAAGATATGAGAAAATgctaaaaacttttattaacattGCTGTGTGCCGTAAGACATCATTTCTGAGATATCTTTGAGCTGTACTTGTTTGAGCTATTTTTGTTGAATGTTATATCACCGTTAATATCTTCCGCGGTTCCGCATTCGGATGCAAATGGAAAtgattatatacatacaattataaaactttaagaCGCGATGATGGTTCACGGAAAAACTCACCTCCCGCAAAACTTCATGAGTTCCATAATATTGCCCGAAGTAAACAACTCGCGTAACGTAAGTTTTCTGAAAGGATGTATTTCCTACGAATGAACTTTAGCAAATCGAGGAATGCTACGCAggttttaattacaaatattccatctttaattttatctgaGGAATAACTCTTCTACGTGCAAATCTGTTCTGCGTTTTATATTGTCACTACAGGTTTTTCAGTAGAAACATCGAAGCAACAGACACAGATACaatactaaaataatatacttacACAACCTGCAGCGCGAAGATTGCGTCGCACCACGTCTAAAATGCTTTTTCTCACTGGCTCAGTTATACGAATCATGAGGTCTTAACAAATCAATTATGCACTCGACACACTATTTCTAACTTAGAATCATGTAAAATTTGTCTCTTATACTtgtagaaatgtaaaaaattctaTACATAATTTCTTCACTACTGCTTCTTTCTGTAACTTTAAAGTACAATCTGAATGTGTCGAGATTTCTATCACTTATTGCAAATTTCGCGTATGCAGTGTTCTGTTTTTGCATTAACTGCAATATGCGATATCAGGGGTATGTCTGGAAAAAAGAATATGTTCTGTGaactaaacattttattttcattgtacaATAAGTACCGATCATcgatttatacatttaaaaaaatatataacaaaatttgaAAAGGCATATCACGTGCTTACGTAATTTTATCTGTAATTTTAGCGTTATATGGCCAGTTACAACGCCCTCGAGCAAAAATCAACGTACACATGCAGTacttgaagataaaaataactcAATAATTTCAACCAAATTCCTAAAAACATATGTATCGAAATAATGTatcgaaacaaaaaaattttacaaaaataggAGAGCTTCCTCGCCAATgcgaaattatgtaaaatcacTTAATCTTAgagaaatcaataaaaaaagaaagtataaaaaatatataaatatttcgccGAAAATCAATTGCATGGTTAATCAAgtctatacatgtatatatatatatatatatatatatatatatacatagctCTCGATATATCAAACAACTGCGTTATCACAATCCGTGCTTATCGATACGATCCACAGGACATATCATATCACTATGGAAAGACAAATTGACAAGACGACCGAAAAAACAATTTCGCATTTTAATTCCGCATAAACTGCGCATAAACTACTCTGAGATTACGCGTTATCACAATCGATTTAAAATCAGAACTGACATAAAGGATGCCGTGCTTGTACTCCGAATAATACTAAATCGTCCGACTCAGTCCGAATCGCGATAATCCGCAATTACTTCTTCGCCTTCAAGTATTCTATattcggcggcggcggcggcgtcggctCGCTGGGATTGCCCAGCCACACGGATTTACTAAAGCGTCCCTTAATTACGGGCGGTTGCCACTTGTTACTGGACATCGTTACTGCTATCGGCTTCTCCGCCGTGACTGTGGCTGCGCTTACGGCCCTGAAATGGTAACAAAGATTATGTAACAGCCGCAAGTGAGATTTTGTATTAACGCGGCCTAAATTTCTACTCTAGCGATATCGCATAAAGTCATCATGCAGATTGCATTTTCTAAGTGCGATCGAAAGCATCTAACGCTAATAATAAACTGCCGCGATAAACGAACAAAAGGGAGGAGGAAATGAAAAGGTGATCAGTGATGTAGAAACagcatttattaattagataCGTGTTACAAATCGTTCTTACGAATCTCTCTTCATCTCGTGGTAAATTTCCGACagtgaaaaaaattttgtcaaaattCGAGTATATCGAGAGTATCGCTGTGTCTGATTTTCAGCACAAATGTAATcaatatgtaatacatatcCGTACCATGACACACGTTCTCAAAACTTGCTTATATATCCACACACGCAAATCGCTTCATGATCaacttttaaaacaatttggcGCTCTAGTCAACAATAACATGAGATAATCAGAGTGGATTTGTCGAAAGGAAGCTTGTGCCATAAAACATAAGTAGCGTAACTGTTGAACACTCGCGATTTGCCCGTAGAGGAAATTCAACGTTAAAGGCGCATAAATCACACAAGTCACAAGAGGAGAGAAATCAAGGATGTGCATGGAtggaagaaacaaataaattgcaatttttatcgcATATAGCGAAGGATGTGTACAGTCAGTGTACGTATTTTCTATTTGGCAAAAATCGAACTGGCGCGTCagtaaacacaaagtaactGGCAATTGTCTGTTCTAAAAATTGATTAGGTCCTTTAATGCCAAGGTACTTGGCTTGGATGACTGATGGTACCCAGTTTGTAGTACCTGGTGGTAGACAGCGGCTGCTGAGCCGGCGTGGACGAGTTCGGCGGTGTCGCCAGGACGGGGGTCTCGGCACCCTGGACCGGAGTACCGTCTCCCTTAAGCACAGAAATACATTTCCAGTGATTAATAAAGTTATCCTTCCACAGTCGGACGCAACCGTCGTCGCCGGAGCTCGCTAGAATGGTTCCCATGAAGTTCCAGCAGACGCGCCACACGGTGCAGTAGTGATCGTCGAACTGCGCGACCACGTTCGTCTCGAAGCGCGACACACCGTGCTGCGTGCTGTCCCTGGAAGTGAGaagctaaaattaatttccgcgTTTCCGGTGCCGGCGCCggcgaatcgcgcgcggctTCACGCAGCTATATACTTGCCCCGTCGGTTTCAGAGTGACTATTCGTACGTCTTTCGTAGCTATGGCTAGGGTGTGGAAATTTCGACCTAAATTCGGCGCGAACGCGATGTCGTGAACGGCGTCCGTAACGCCCGACAGCGTCTCGGCTTTCATCCAACGTCTACTGCTCTCGGAATACTCGTAAATGAAGACCTTCGCACCGTTCATTGTGTTCGTGTCATCGCTACCGACCGCTATCATGGGCGGATGCAACCTGAAACACGTTTCGCTGGACGTTAGTGCGATGTATCAAAACAATCAGGCCCATGCTGATTGGTACATACGATCTGGCAAAGCATCATTTCACATTATTTgacgttaataaaatttttggcAGATAAAATCTCTTACCTCGAGAAAGATGGATTCCACGTGAGGCAACTACATGAGAGTTTACAGTTGATGTCATGTTGTAACGTCCACTGACTCAGATTCATGATGTCCGGTGCCTCGTATATTCGAATAAATCCATCGGCGCTACAGGTGGCCAACAGCAGGCCTAGAGTCTTTGGTGCGAACTTTACGTCCGTGACGGAAGTACGTGAGTCGACGAGGTTCGTTCTCTTGATCCAATGCTTGCTGCCACGAGCCTCTGGGCCGGAACCTTCACCAACTGTCAAGAAAAAGAACGGAGCATCATAGTGACAACAAACTCGACGACGACTTAATGGTTCTCGTCGTACCGATCTCTTCCCAAACAGCAGCAGTGCGATCGAAGGAGCACGTAGCGAGAACCTGGCCGAATTCCGGGTGTGCCCAAGTGACTTTCCACACCGAACCGCTGTGAGCCTTCCACGACGCGGTTAAGTGCCAGTTCCCGTGTTCGTCCTCGTCCCAAACCTGCAATGTTTCGCGATGTTTAATGCATAGACGCTTACAACGCTAACAGGAACGCCAGATTAATTCTAAACTGCGTttccaattatatatttattgaaaagcaTCAGGAGAGAATCGCGCGACGGTTAAGACGGTAAAGAAATTAAGAGGGGATGATACGACTGTTAATAACCCTCATCAACGATACCTTAACAAATTGATCACTGGAACACGTTGCCATTCGCTCCCCATAGTAATCGTAGGCGATGTCGTGTATGAGATCTTTGTGCTCCGCATTGATACTGTGCGCCTCGAACATCGTGAACGAAATAAATTGTCAGTAATATCACTGGCGTGCAGAGTTGTTTACTAAACACGCTACACGGTTGAGGTTATGATTGGATTGGGATACGCTCTTGTCAGCTGCACTTTCTGTaccctctctcaccctctctctctctctctttccctcgctctatctttttctttttaatgctCGATCGTTTTCCGTACAGAAAGTGATACAAGACACGTAAGAAGATCTGCAACGTGCTCTTTCAAAATAGAGTGGAACGAGGTAAGAAGATTGCCTGATAAAATGCAATCGGTGAGCTAATGGAATGCATCGTGCTAAAAAGAGGGTAACAACGGTTAACCTGCCATTGAGTCGTACTATTACTCGAAGACggtggaggctcgtagcggatGTTTTTGAAACTAAGTTTTGAAAAAACTGACTTATTGGCCGCGCCTACAGAATGGCAACTTGTTATTCAGAGGCAAATTGCCATTCTGTAGGCGCCTCGTCAATCATTAATATGATTACAATTATGATCCATTAAAAGTAAATagtagaaaagaaatatgttagTTGTAAAGCAGTTTAGtaataaaatctgaaaagaGCCAAGACTTTTCAAtttcttatttgttttttcttcctcttcatgTATATTTTCGCAGGTCGtacatttattcattattaccGATTTCATTGAAATACTATATCCAATTTAAGCGAACCGGTGCTCCAATAtctatgaatttttattaattaaaaatgtgcatttgttttttttaattaataaattcccCGGAAAGAGTCTAGCGTTACGCGATTTATTTATCCGCTCGATAATGGTTTCGGATAACGGATAACTTCGACTCGTTCGTATGGTGTCCGTTACCCGAAACTAAAACTGCTCTCGCGCAACTGCAGCTGCAAGCGTATTCCCCGGCTGATCACCACAAGTGCAATCAGGTGTATCGCGATAATGACCAGATATTTTTGCCAATCTCACCCCAAGCGATGACACCGTCGAGCGAGCTATCATTATTCCAAAGATAATCATCAGAACATTCCGAACGGTAAAGGTAATGCTTGAGctttctttgtaatatttaaatatttaatgtcttaatatataaatatttcttcgtatataaaaatatagtcacgtatctgtatataaaaatataatgtaattatccATACagcaatattgttatataaaattatcgcgtgttttagaataaaataattttacagtcATGTTTGACATTTACAGTTTCTTTAACTGTGTCTTCCATTGAAAAGGTTTTTGTAGAATTTTAGAAAAACatagaaagatatatattaaacatttagaATGTTAGAAAAGTGAGGAATATTTAACagaaatttaacatttgttattatttctattaattaatatttctgacacacagaaaataatgtacagatttattgttattaattttatatgtctCGGAAATTACACACacaaaaagatgaaataatagaaatattatttcgagcaataataaaatgaaataatacacTTGCTACAATACGAGACAACAATAacgcgaaataatttcttctgaATATTAATGTATCAAGCGAGAAGTCCTGGCTTTGCAGTCACCTACACCCTCTATCGCATTTCCGGGCTATATTATGTCTAAGACACTGGCACGTACGGTGTAAATAAATACTCTATATCATGGACTATCATCAGGCACTTCAGTCAGTCGTCTTATAAAACGACGATACTTCACGCATTGGATTCAGTGCCGAGGTGGAGTCGTGAAACATCAGATCaaaaatcttttctttaaatgttcgttaaaaagaaaaacgaagatTTCTGACTAACTTGATTAAACAAACGACATGTCTTTATCATCGATAATACGTAAAGTAATGATTGTTAAAACAGTATGTGAAATCAGTGAAAGTGATGTAATCTGTTAAAATATatcggaaaatattatttattaattcgagTAAATGTGACACGTTTGTTAGCAGTGAACATACACGATCGTCATAAAagcttataaaataaaaaataaaaaagataaaacataCGCGCAACATGAACAGTATTAATAAActacatattaaaaatattaattacttatatgacaaatattatagaattgaAAGGAGTGGCtacatttaatgaacaatatcgcaatattacatttattccaACATTACTATCAACGCTAATTGATTCAACgctaattgattaaaaaatgtgcAGAATGCACATTtgcttttgcataaaaaaatttataatcaaatGCTTATCAATTAAAGTCACGTTTCGGATTAAACACAGTGATGTGCCCGatatatttatcgatttatcaattcgCGACGTTCATcatcattttgcaaaattacgaGCGCTGTATTGTCGGTAAACAGAGTATAAGAACTTTGCAAAGCGTCGTTAAAAGTATTATGCTCGGTTTATCAACGATACAGCGCGAAATCATCCACTGATGCTGACGGAGTGCTGGAGCCCTTTGTATTTTCACGACTCTCATATTCCAGCATAACTTAGCCGAGTCATTATACGGCATTATGCTTGAAATATGAAACGTCGTAAATGCATATTAATCTTCGAGGACAAACGAGAGAGCAGCTGTGATTTTTTACATGATAAAGTGAATCCTAcaacattttctgcaattactaacgtttcattatttaattaacgtgaaatatatatatattacgtaaTTACC
The Ooceraea biroi isolate clonal line C1 chromosome 4, Obir_v5.4, whole genome shotgun sequence genome window above contains:
- the LOC105280512 gene encoding nucleoporin SEH1 isoform X2 — encoded protein: MFEAHSINAEHKDLIHDIAYDYYGERMATCSSDQFVKVWDEDEHGNWHLTASWKAHSGSVWKVTWAHPEFGQVLATCSFDRTAAVWEEIVGEGSGPEARGSKHWIKRTNLVDSRTSVTDVKFAPKTLGLLLATCSADGFIRIYEAPDIMNLSQWTLQHDINCKLSCSCLTWNPSFSRLHPPMIAVGSDDTNTMNGAKVFIYEYSESSRRWMKAETLSGVTDAVHDIAFAPNLGRNFHTLAIATKDVRIVTLKPTGDSTQHGVSRFETNVVAQFDDHYCTVWRVCWNFMGTILASSGDDGCVRLWKDNFINHWKCISVLKGDGTPVQGAETPVLATPPNSSTPAQQPLSTTRYYKLGTISHPSQVPWH
- the LOC105280512 gene encoding nucleoporin SEH1 isoform X1 → MFEAHSINAEHKDLIHDIAYDYYGERMATCSSDQFVKVWDEDEHGNWHLTASWKAHSGSVWKVTWAHPEFGQVLATCSFDRTAAVWEEIVGEGSGPEARGSKHWIKRTNLVDSRTSVTDVKFAPKTLGLLLATCSADGFIRIYEAPDIMNLSQWTLQHDINCKLSCSCLTWNPSFSRLHPPMIAVGSDDTNTMNGAKVFIYEYSESSRRWMKAETLSGVTDAVHDIAFAPNLGRNFHTLAIATKDVRIVTLKPTGDSTQHGVSRFETNVVAQFDDHYCTVWRVCWNFMGTILASSGDDGCVRLWKDNFINHWKCISVLKGDGTPVQGAETPVLATPPNSSTPAQQPLSTTRAVSAATVTAEKPIAVTMSSNKWQPPVIKGRFSKSVWLGNPSEPTPPPPPNIEYLKAKK
- the LOC105280920 gene encoding uncharacterized protein LOC105280920 codes for the protein MIRITEPVRKSILDVVRRNLRAAGCKMEGIIHELCMDYSDMPITGLFLVYPTCYVHVLEAWEDIIYKHYELMYATKNDECKFGKAIPLPSYHHVYQRFFTGWCHVYMIPPTLLEMLEDHTLAGIQKHVFNCLIKVYALCEYVSNTVREKSISVQHVLHQLEGPRAAQYLPESTVFEFLLNVKSPVIKTIQEHSLMYSDMSPSAFWDGKDYAYNNLFNLFIF